Within the Pseudomonadota bacterium genome, the region GGTGATGAGCTTACCCAGGACCAAAGAATTTCTCAATTGGGTTCCAGAAGGGTACCTCAAATCCGTTGAAGAGATCCGTAAAGAAGTTGGCCCTGATCTTTCCGATGACGACCTTTTGCTCAAGCTCCTTATTCCGGGAAAGCCTGTGAAAAACGGTAAATCTGAGAAAAAAATAGTGAAAACAATGGCAAAGCCTGCGGTGTCAGGCAATGTGCCTGTTGATTTTCCTAAGGAATTCAGTGTGGAAGTAGACGGGGACGTATTTAATATCAAGATTTCACCGGTCTGGAATGGGAGCGAAAACGTAGCAGAGGTGCAGCAACAGGATGGTTCGAAGAAATCGAAGAAACCTGAAAAACTGCCGGCTGGTGCTATTTTAACCGGCATGGCAGGATTGGTCCTTTCCTTTGAAGTAAAGGTTGGCGATAGAGTAAAAGCAGGGGATCTGGTGGCAATGATCGAGGCAATGAAAATGAGAAGACACATAAACTGCCCGCATGACGGGATAGTAAAAGAGATTTGTGCCCAGGAAGGCGAGATCGTTGAGCCTGAGGATCTTTTGATGGTGGTGGCGTAAAATGATCAAGAAAATCCTTATAGCAAATCGTGGTGAAATAGCCATCCGTGTCATGCGTGCCTGCCGGGAGATGGGCATTCTTTCTGTTGCTGTCTATTCTGAGGCAGACAAAGATGCACTATTTGCGAAATATGCTGATGAAGCATATCTGCTTGGCCCGGCGCCGGCAACCCAAAGTTATTTGAATATCGAAAAAGTGATTAAAGCGGCAAAAGAATGCGGGGCAGACGCAATCCACCCCGGCTATGGTTTTCTTGCCGAGAACCCTAAATTTGCCAGGATGTGTGAAGAAGAGGGCATAAAGTTCATCGGACCGTCGAGCAGGGTTCTTGCACTCCTTGGCGACAAGGTAGCAGCACGCCGCGAGATGATAAGAGCGGGAGTACCTGTGGTGCCGGGGACCGATGAATGTGTTACACAATTCAAGCAGGCAAGGGACATAGCCGAGGAAACCGGGTATCCGATTATCATCAAACCCTCCGGTGGTGGAGGGGGAATCGGGATGACCATCGTGTGGAGTGAAGGAGAACTGGAAAAGGCTTTGGAGTCGACGCAGGCCATTGCCGCGACCACCTTCGGCATAGCCGATGTATACATTGAGAAATACCTTACCAATCCCCGCCATATAGAGTTTCAGCTAATGGGAGACTCCCACGGAAACGCCATCCACCTTGGAGAACGGGAATGTTCCATACAACGAAGACATCAGAAGTTGATCGAGGAATCCCCTTCCCCGGCCGTATCTGCAAAGCTCCGCAAAGAGATTGGAGAGAAAGCTGCAAACGCCGCAAGGATGGTCGGTTATGAAGGCGCAGGGACCATGGAGTTCCTTTACTCTGATGGAAAATTGTATTTCATGGAAGTGAATGCTCGTGTGCAGGTGGAGCACCCGGTGACGGAGATGGTAACAGGTGTGGATATAGTGAAAGAGGGGATACGGATCGCCTCGGGATTGCCCTTAAGTATCGCACAGAAGGACGTGAAACTGCGGGGGAGCGCTATTGAATGCCGTATCAATGCGGAAGATCCCTTTGAAGACTTTGTCCCGACACCGGGGAAGATCAAAAGCTATAATGCTCCGGGAGGTCCGGGTGTTCGCGTTGACAGCGGCGTGTACAGCGGGTATACGATACCTCCCTTTTATGACCCCATGATCGCAAAGCTTATTGTCTGGGGAAATGACCGGAATGAGGCAATACAGAGAATGCGGCGGGCGCTCTATGAATACATTATCACCGGAATGAAGAACAATATCCCCTTCCACCTGGCGGTCATGGAAAACCCGCGCTTTGTGAAAGGCAAACTGGGAACCCATTTTATCGAAAGCGAGACTACCCTGTTCGATGATATGAAGAGCATTATAGAACGGGAGAGATCATTAGAAGAAAAACTCCCTAAACTGGTTGAAGAAAAAAAGAGAATCGCCGCTATCGCTGCTGTGACTGCGATGACACAGATGTACGGGCAGAGATAAATAAATCACATATTCCTCGAAGCTTTGCTTCGGGATGACCATATTTACTTGCTCATTGCTGGAGAGGGCAGGGTTAGGGGATACCTCGCAGTTCTGCTGTGGGGAGGTTCATTAAAGAAGGAGTTTTATGGGAAAAACAATTGTCATTCTGGGGACTTTTGATACAAAAGGGGACCATTTACAGCTCTTAAAAGAGAAAATTGTCTCCAGAGGGCACAGGGTTATTACAATGGACCTTAGCATGGGAGGCAGCTCCGCAATACAGGCTGACATTAATCCGCAGGAGATCGCCGGCCTTATGGGAAAGAATACGGAAGAGTTCATAGCCTCGAGAGATAGACATATGAAAACAGAGGTAATGATAAAAGGGGCGCAGCAGAAGATTCTGGAACTTCTTTCCAGACAGGAGGTAGATGGCGCAGTAGCCCTTGGCGGAGCATCAATGGCACTTATAGGTTCCAGGGTAATGTCGAAACTTCCCTTCGGGATACCGAAAGTGATTGCCACGTCAGCGGCCATGCCTGCTTATTCGGCAGAGTGGTTTGACTCTATGGATATCCTTGTAATGCAAATAATTATGGAATTTACAGGAATGAACGAACTTTTGACTCATGCTATCGGACAGATTGCAGGAGTGATTTCGGGAATGGTGGAGGAGAGCTTTCCTCATACCTCTCTGTCCCTGCCTTATCCGGCTGTGGCAATAACGGAAATCGGTTTCTGTCCCAAGTGCACCAGGCAGGTTGAGGCGTTGCTGGAGGAGAGAGGATACCATGTTTGTACGTTTCATGCTCAAGGGATAAGCGAAAGGGCGATGGACCGGCTTATCTCTCAGGGTTTCTTCGATGGTGTCATAGACATAGTTCCGGCAGGCTTAATCGAGGAGATCTTTCAGGGGAACAGACCGGCCGGTATGGAGAGGATTGATGCGGCCTGCAACAGAGGTATCCCTATGATCCTTGCTCCCTGTACGATAAACCTCACAGGATGTGGTGTAACCCGTAAGAACAGGGAACAATATATATCAAGACCACGAATAATGAAAATGGACGAGATGAGAGCAATGACCCGTTACAATGCTGATGAATTACAATATGCTGCCGGCTTTTACAGAGAGAAATTAAATAAAGCAAAAGGGCCGGTGAAATTCTTTGTACCTCTAAAGGGCTGGTCTGCCATAGACCGGGAGGGTTCTGTACTCTATGATCCGGAGGGAGACCGGGTTTTTATTGATGCATTAAAAGAAGGTTTGAAACCACAGGTAGAAATTGTAGATGTTTCATGCAATCTCGAAGACCCTGAGTTTGCTGAGGCTATGGTCAAAGCCTTTGACAGAATTTTTAAGGAATTACAACACGCTTGAAAGCTATAAAGGAGGGCATCATGTCTGATAAATGGATTTATTGGCTTGAGGAACTGGGCAAGGAGGACAATGAACGTGTTGGTAAAAAATGCGCCAATCTTGGTGAGATCGCTAAAGCAGGGCTACCTGTTCCGAAGGGATTCTGTCTGTCCATCGATGGCTATACTATGTTTACGAATAAGACCGGGGCAGCGGAGGAAATCGGACGTTATCTTGAAGATCACAAACCCGCTGCTGATGATATTGAAGGGATTCGTCAACTCAGTTTGAAAATGCGACAGATTATGGAGTCCAAACCTATGCCCACGGAGATGTCGGATGTTATCCTGTCATATTACGGCAAGCTTTGTGACAGTGCCTGTGCGTTGGACCTGGCCGTATCCACCCGTTCCGCCGGGGCAGTAAGTCATCCCGGGCAGTATGAGACATACCTAAACGTGAAGGGTAAGGAAGACCTCCTGGATAAGGTGCGGAAGGTTTGGGCAAGCACCTGTAATGAGCGCTCCGTTGCATTTCGCATCAAGAAGGATATGCCCCTTGGGAAGGAGCCTATCGGCGTGGCCGTGCTGACTATGGTCAAAGCCCGCTCAGCCGGCATTGCCTTTAGCGCTGATCCCAATACTGGCGACACCTCCAAGATTATAGTCGAAGCGAACTGGGGTTTGGGCGAAAGCGTTGTCAGTGGTGAACTCATGCCCGACCGCTGGGTCCTAAACAAGGAGACCCTGGAAATCCGTGAAAGAACACTTGGCAAAAAAGACAAAGCCACGGTATGCCTGGAGTGTGGAATCGATGATGCTGAGATCGCACCTGAAAAGGCTTGTTCTTATTGCCTGACCGATGAGGAGTTGTACGAGATTGGAAAACTGGCCAATAAGCTCGAGGCGCACTTCGGCGTTCCTCAGGACATTGAATGGGCTGTGGATGAGGACATGCCTTTTCCTAACATTATATTGTTGCAGACGCGCCCTGTTGTCATCGCAAAGCAGAGTGCAGCGGACCAGGTTGCTGATCTAATGATCGGCATGCTCTCTTTCAGGTAGTGTCAGAACGATGTGTTGAATTTGCTGTAATCCGTAGCGATTATGCGACGGCATAAAAAATAAGGGGGTAAGACAATGTTACATGATGCTTACGATTTATCGTTTTACGAATTTGATGATGAGAAAGACCCAAAAGAATACGGTGTTTTACTATGCGACGTAGTTCATGGCAGACCGCCCATGAAACCAACTTACATGGGCATTGGCTGGTACTGGTACTATCATGGGGTGCGCTACGGAGCTGAAACCCTGCATTTACCCACTACTCATGGCTGGGACTCGCGGTTCGTAAAAGGCTATCCTTATATTACTGCGATCCGTACCACTCCTGAGGAGGCAAAAGAGCGGGAGCCCATCTTCAGAGAGAAGATCAAACCCTTCCTTGAGAACTTTGACGGCGTTTGGGACCCTCTGAAAGCGGAGTTGCTGAAGATGTACAAGGAGGCCAAAGAAGCGCGGGGACTCAAGGAGTGGGATGATATAAAGAAACTAAACAATGCTGACCTCTTGAGCTTTTTTCTCGACTTTGCTTACATCATCAATCGTAAAGAAGGTGAAATCCATTTTATCATGCTCATGGCATCTTTTTATATTGTCGGCCTACTCCAGGAGATGTGGCGGGCCCTTTTTGGAGAAGAGCCCTCTATTGATCCGAACTTCCACAAGCTCATGTCGGGGTTCGAGAATCAGGATATGAAAATGGGGCGTATGATGTGGCAGCTCGGCCGGAAGGCGGTAGAACTTGGTTTGGAAGACACCTTCATGAATACCGGGGATGATGTGCTCATAGACAAACTCAATACCTCAGAGGCGGGAAGAACATGGAATAGCCTCTACCATGAGTTCTTGCTGGAACACGGGTGGCGCTCCGACCGGGCACACTCCTACGACAGCCCGGTGTGGCTTGAGAAGCCTGCTCAAGCCCTCGGAAGGATCAAGCTTCTTATGTCGCAAACTGTTTTTAAATTCGACGTGGAGCGGGAACGTGTTATCAAAGATCGCGAGCAGGCCGAAAAGGAAATTCTTGCCAAGGTGCCGGAGGTACAAAGACCGGCTTTTGGTCTGCTGGTAAAGGCTGCCCAGAAGTCAGGCTACTGGAGCGAGGATCATGGTTATTTTTGCGACTGTTATGTAGGTGCAATAGGCCGATGGATTCTCCAGGAGTTCGGCAGGAGGTTTGCACAGGCCGGGAGTATCAACGATGCTGAGGACGTCTACTTCCTCCATCCCAACGAAGTACGTAAAGCTGCAGTATCCATGGGAAGGATCAATCTCCGTCCCTATGTGGAGCGTCGTAAAGAGGCTTGGGAAGAGAACATGAAGATCGAACCTGTACCCTTCTTTGGTGATATAAGCCAGGCACAGGACGTGGTCCGAAGCGATCCTACCCTTCTTGTTTCCACACAGGTTCCTGTTGTGAGAAAAGAACTGAAGGCAGATCTGTACGGTGCTGCATGCGCTCCGGGTTCCTTCCAGGGAACAGCAAGGGTGATCATGAGCGTGGATAATATCGCTGAATTGAAACCCGGCGAAATACTGGTTGCCCCAGGCACCTCTACGGCATGGATGGTAGTTTTCGGTATAATCAAGGGACTTGTGACTGACGGCGGCGGTGCCCTGTCTCATCCTGTTATCATGGCCAGAGAATTTGGTATCCCCTGCGTTTCGGGAACCATTGAGGCCACGCAGAAGATAAAGACCGGTGACAAGATCTGGGTAGATGGCAACCGCGGGGTGGTTTTTATTATGGATAAATAGTTATCTGCAACTCAAATTTCCCTCTACCCCGAGTAAGGCTTTGGATAGATATGAATATTGATTCAGATAAGGTTAAATAGGGGAATATGGTAAGATAAGAGATGCTTTTTATAGTTAAAAAATCACTGATGTGCTGAAAATAGTTATTCTTAAAAGGAGGAAATTATAATGGCAAAAACACCCTTACCGCAGGTGCTTGGAGAGTTGATCGAGGATAGGGCGCAGAGGAATACGGATAAAATCTTTCTCCGTTTTAAGGATCAGTCATTCACTTATGACGACATGAATCGTTATGCAAACCGTTGCGCAAACGCTTTTATTAACCAGGGGGTAGCAAAGGGAGACAAGGTCAGCATCATGCTTCCCAACTGCCCGGAATATATACATCTCTGGTTTGGCTCGGCAAAGATGGGGGCAGTGGAGGTTCCGATCAATACATCCTATAAGGGTGAGTTCCTGCGACATATTATTGACCAGTCTGATTCGAAGATTCTTGTGGTTGCCCACGAGTTTCTGGATCGCGTCAAACTGATAGAGGATGCTTTACCGAAGGTGAAAAAAGTAGTGGTCCTGGGAGGTCTCGAACAAGAGAAAGCCGCCGGATATAAGGTTCCCTTGATCAGTTTTGAGGAGTTCTTTAATGCTCCAGAGACACCTGTCGATGTAAAGATCTACCCCTCAGATCCCCAAAACATCATATACACCTCAGGGACAACCGGTCTTTCCAAAGGCGCCCTTGGTCCCCATAAGTTCTGGATTACGGTGGCCGAGCAGTTGCTCCCGTTGCGTGAGGGCGGAAAAGACGACATTTTCTATACATTCTTGCCGCTTTATCATATGAACGGTCAATGTCTCACAACAATAACTGCTCTGCTCGCAGAAGGCCAGATGGTGCTTTCCGATAAATTCAGCGCCAGCCGCTTCTGGGAAGAAATCCGCCGTTGCGGGGCAACCCAGTTCAACTATCTCGGAGCAGTGATACCGATACTCGCAAAACAGCCGGAGAAACCGGACGATCTTGATAATCCGGTCAAGATAGCTTTTGGAGCAGGTTGTCCTCAGAATGTAATGGACTACTTTGAAAAACGATTCGGGTTGAAATGCATGGAAGGATTCGGGATGACGGAGATAGGCATTCCGGTCCACACGACTCTTTATGACAGAAGGCCGGGTTCATGCGGACAACCTCTGCCTATCTATGAAGTCAAACTTTTTGATGACAATGACGATGAAGTACCTCCAGATGAGCCGGGAGAGATTGTGTTCCGCCCGAAAGAGCCTTTTACCATGATGATCGAGTATTACAATATGCCGGATAAAACTCTGGAATCCTGCCGCAATCTCTGGTTCCATACCGGCGATTTAGCCAAAAGGGACACCGACGGTTACCTTTATTTTATCGACAGAAAGAAGGATTCCCTCCGTAGAAGAGGAGAGAATATCTCATCCTTTGAGGTGGAAAGGGCCATTAATACACACCCGAAGATTCTTGAGTCGGCAGCCGTTGCAGTGAAGGCTGAAATGCCGGAAGATGAAGTAAAAATATGCGTTGTCCTTAAAACAGGCGAGACCCTAACACCTGAAGATCTGATCGAATATGCCAATGAAAGAATGCCATATTTTGCGGTACCGAGATTTGTGGAGTTCATGGACAGTTTGCCTAAGACGCCTACAGAGCGTGTACAGAAATACTTGTTGAAACAAGCCGGCATTACCCCGAATACATGGGACAGGGAAAAAGCTGGAGTTGAAGTGAAGAGATAAAAATCGGATGGTGCAATACAATAAGGAAAAGTAAATTTGGAAGATTAAAACAACGAGGGTTTGCTAAGGAGGAAAGATGGTAGGCATTACATCGGTTAGCGCCTATATCCCTATGTACCGGCTGAACAGGGAAGAAATAGAAAAAATGTGGAAAGCCGGGGCAGCCGCCGGAGAAAAGGCTGTGGCAGGTTACGACGAGGACACTGTTACAATGGCTGTAGCTGCCGCCATTGACTGCTTAAAGCCCGGCAACGAAGATGTGAACGGACTTTATGCGGCTACAACCACTGCCCCATACAAGGAGAAACAGAGCGCTGCCATCATAGCCAGTGCACTTGATCTGGATAAGAGATGCTATACGGCTGACTTCAGCAACTCCCTGAGAGCGGGAACCATAGCATTGAAAGCGGCTATAGATGCGGTTGTGAGTGGCTCCGCCGGGAGGATTCTGGTGACGGCCTCAGACTGCCGCATTGGTGCACCAGGGGGAAGGCTTGAACAAAACCTGGGAGACGGGGCTTGTGCCCTCATGATAGGGTCAAGCGACCTTCTTGCGACTATTGAAGATAATTATTCAATTTTTAGTGATTTTACTGATTTATGGCGAACTGAGGATGATATGTTTGTTCAATCCGGGGAAGGGCGGTTTATAGACGAAGCAGGTTATATGCCTATAATGCAGGAAGCTGTTTCAGAATTGATGAAAAAGCATTCACTTGTTCCCGGGGATTTTTCTAAAATTGTTTACTATGCATCAGATAATAAACAACATGCCGCTCTGGCGAAAAGACTGGGTTTTGACAGGTCTCAGGTTCAGGACCCTTTGTTTGAGCAGATTGGCAATACCGGTGTAGCTGCATCATTTATCATGTTGGCGGCTGTCCTGGAGGAAGCAAAACCAGGAGACAGGATTTTATTTGCGAACTATGGCGACGGTGTTGATACTTTCATATTTTGTGTGACTGAAAATATAGGCAGAATCCATAACAAATCAATGGTGAAAAAAAGGTTGGCAGCAAAGAAGTCCATCGATTATGGGACCTATCTAAACTGGCGCGATCTTATCCCCTTTGAAGCTTCAAGCCTTCCCGACAGGGCTGAGCCTTCGTTGGCACCCAGATGGAGGGAAAGGAAAACCGTTACAGCCTTGTATGGGTTTAAATGCAGAAAGTGCGGCATTCCCCAAATACATCCAATCGGACAAACTGCGAGGATCTGTGTTGTATGCCAGTCAAAAGATGATTTTGAAGCATATAAGTTTTCTGACAAAACAGGGAAACTCTTTACCTATGCAGTTGATATATTGCAGCCTACCAAAAACCCTCCCGGTCTCAACGGCGTCATTGATTTTGACGGAGGCGGCAGGCTGATATGTGAACTTACAGATTACAATCTCGACAAAGTTGCCATAGGTATGCCTGTAGAAATGGTTTTTAGAAAACTTTTTCAGGGTAAAGGAATATTGAACTATTTCTGGAAGGCAAAACCGATTTAAGGTTTTAAAAAGAGCTAAAGGAGCTGCTTCGATGGAGAGTATTAAAGATAAAGTTGCAATAGTGGGGATGGGTTGCACCAGGTTTGGTGAACGATGGGACATGGGCGTGGAAGATCTTCTTGTCGAAGCAGCCTACGAGGCATTTCAAGATGCAGGTATAGAACCTAAGGATGTTCAGGCAGCCTGGCTCGGCACGGTTTTTTCAGGCATGAGCGCTCTTACCCTGGCACCCCTGGGGCTGCAATATATCCCTGTTACGAGGGTTGAGAATATGTGCGCCACCGGGTCTGAGGCCCTCAGGGCTGCAAGCTATGCAGTTGCTGCCGGCGTATGCGATATAGCCCTGGCAATAGGCGTAGAGAAGCTCAAAGATTCCGGGCAAACCGGGGTAAAAGGCCCTTCCATAATCGGTGACAATACTGACGGAAGTTCGGCAATTGGCTCTGGGTACAGCGCACCTGCGTCCTTTGCTTACCTGGGAACGAGGTATTTCCATCACTATGGTCTGAATCCTGATGAAGGGAAGAGGTTGCTTGCTGAAATTGCAGTGAAGAATCATTACAATGGCAGTCTCAATCCCAAAGCTCATTTTCATAACATACTCACCGTTGAGCAGGTAGTAAAAGCGCCTATCGTAGCCTGGCCTCTCGGCTTATTTGATTGTTGCGGAGTCAGCGACGGCGCTGCTGCAGCTATCGTAACACGTGCCGACATGGCAAAGAACTTTCGGAGTGATCCTGTTTATGTGAAGGGACTGGCTATAAGTGTCGGGGCTCGTCAGGGGTCTATGAGGCAGGATTATGATTATGTACATATAGATGAAAATGTTCTTGCCGCTAAGAAAGTATATGCTGAGGCAGGGATAAAGGACCCTCGAAAGGAGATAAGCATGGCCGAGGTCCATGACTGCTTTACCTGCCACGAGTTGATAGTATACGAGGATCTGGGCTTTAGCCCGAGAGGAAGGGCCAGGGATGATATAGATGCAGGAACGTTTACCCTGAAGGGGGAGTTGCCGGTGAATACCGATGGTGGGCTAAAATGCTTTGGTCATCCTCTTGGCGCCAGTGGTCTGAGGATGATGTACGAGGTATACAAGCAACTACAAGGCAAGGCCGGTCCCCGTCAGGTGAAGAATCCGCGTCTGGGTATGACCCACAATCTGGGAGGTAATGCGGGGAATGGCGTCGGGTGCTGTGTTGTTGTGGGAAACGAAAAAGGGTGATTGAGAGCGAGTGGAGAATGAAGGATCTGCTCCATTTAGTTTTTGTCTGTATCGGTAATCGCAACCGAAGTCCTTTCGCTGAGTTCTTCTTCTCTAAGCTGATCAGCGAAAGAGACAAGATGCTTGTTGATAAGATAAGGGTGACGTCAGCGGGGTTTATTCCGAGGAAGATGAAAAACAAGATGGCAGAACTCCATATAAATCCACCTGAACCTTTTTTTGGCAGACCTATTGCTGAAAGCACGCTGGTAGCGCTACTCAGTCACGGCATCACCGTTTCTGATAAATGGAGGACAAGCGCCCTGACCCCTGAAATATTGGATGAGGCGGATATGATAATTGCAGTATTGCCGGACCAGAAGAAAGATCTTGCCGAACTCTATCCAAAAATCAAGGCTAAAGTCTTCACCATAAGAGAGATATCAAAATGGGATGGATACCTGGTACAGGAGGATTACGGATTCAAGGACATTCCCGAGGATAACACCCTTTGGAATTATGTGGAGGAGAACCCTGACTATGTTTCAAACATCCTGCATGAAATGGAAAAGATGTTGGTAAAGGCATATCCTCATATACTTGAACGTTTGGGGCTCAAAATCGGGACCTGAAAAAACTTGACGGCAGCTTTAACTGTGTGGGGTTGAAGAACCGGAAAAAAGGGGATCTAAAATGGATGATGACGTAAAAGGACCTGCGCGGCTTATTTCGTTGGAGATAAATTACGAAACACTACGGCAAGACCTGGAGCATTTCAGGCAAAAGGCGCTCGAACTTGGAGCATCGATGGCGGAAATTGTACCTGCCGACTGGGTGGAAGTAGATGAGAGGGTAAGGCTCAAGTGTACTGTTCCAATGTGTCCCCATTACGGCAAAAGCGCATATTGTCCGCCGAATGCCCCTGATATTGACTTCGTACGTCGTGCGTTCAGCCGTTACAAATGGGCAATCCTGTTTGCGCTGGATGTGATGCCTGTTTCTGAATTTTCAGACAGGGATGTTCAACGTAAGGCAGGAGTCCAGTGGACCAAAAGAGATATGGAAATAACAGGCAGGCTGGAGACAGCAGCCTTCGGCAATGGATACTATCTTGCCATGGGATTCTGCCAGTTCAGTTGTAACACAGCGCTCTGTGCGTCTGAAAAGTGTCAGGTGATTCAGGGAAACAAGTGTGCTCACCCGCTTAAGGCCAGGCCTTCAATGGAGGGAATGGGGATAGACGTATACCGTTTGGTGAGAAAAGCAGGGTGGGAGATTTATCCGATTTACAGAAGTGTGGACCCTGC harbors:
- a CDS encoding PEP/pyruvate-binding domain-containing protein, encoding MSDKWIYWLEELGKEDNERVGKKCANLGEIAKAGLPVPKGFCLSIDGYTMFTNKTGAAEEIGRYLEDHKPAADDIEGIRQLSLKMRQIMESKPMPTEMSDVILSYYGKLCDSACALDLAVSTRSAGAVSHPGQYETYLNVKGKEDLLDKVRKVWASTCNERSVAFRIKKDMPLGKEPIGVAVLTMVKARSAGIAFSADPNTGDTSKIIVEANWGLGESVVSGELMPDRWVLNKETLEIRERTLGKKDKATVCLECGIDDAEIAPEKACSYCLTDEELYEIGKLANKLEAHFGVPQDIEWAVDEDMPFPNIILLQTRPVVIAKQSAADQVADLMIGMLSFR
- a CDS encoding PEP-utilizing enzyme, which encodes MLHDAYDLSFYEFDDEKDPKEYGVLLCDVVHGRPPMKPTYMGIGWYWYYHGVRYGAETLHLPTTHGWDSRFVKGYPYITAIRTTPEEAKEREPIFREKIKPFLENFDGVWDPLKAELLKMYKEAKEARGLKEWDDIKKLNNADLLSFFLDFAYIINRKEGEIHFIMLMASFYIVGLLQEMWRALFGEEPSIDPNFHKLMSGFENQDMKMGRMMWQLGRKAVELGLEDTFMNTGDDVLIDKLNTSEAGRTWNSLYHEFLLEHGWRSDRAHSYDSPVWLEKPAQALGRIKLLMSQTVFKFDVERERVIKDREQAEKEILAKVPEVQRPAFGLLVKAAQKSGYWSEDHGYFCDCYVGAIGRWILQEFGRRFAQAGSINDAEDVYFLHPNEVRKAAVSMGRINLRPYVERRKEAWEENMKIEPVPFFGDISQAQDVVRSDPTLLVSTQVPVVRKELKADLYGAACAPGSFQGTARVIMSVDNIAELKPGEILVAPGTSTAWMVVFGIIKGLVTDGGGALSHPVIMAREFGIPCVSGTIEATQKIKTGDKIWVDGNRGVVFIMDK
- a CDS encoding DUF2284 domain-containing protein — encoded protein: MDDDVKGPARLISLEINYETLRQDLEHFRQKALELGASMAEIVPADWVEVDERVRLKCTVPMCPHYGKSAYCPPNAPDIDFVRRAFSRYKWAILFALDVMPVSEFSDRDVQRKAGVQWTKRDMEITGRLETAAFGNGYYLAMGFCQFSCNTALCASEKCQVIQGNKCAHPLKARPSMEGMGIDVYRLVRKAGWEIYPIYRSVDPAAVPRALAVGIVFIF
- a CDS encoding Tm-1-like ATP-binding domain-containing protein; this translates as MGKTIVILGTFDTKGDHLQLLKEKIVSRGHRVITMDLSMGGSSAIQADINPQEIAGLMGKNTEEFIASRDRHMKTEVMIKGAQQKILELLSRQEVDGAVALGGASMALIGSRVMSKLPFGIPKVIATSAAMPAYSAEWFDSMDILVMQIIMEFTGMNELLTHAIGQIAGVISGMVEESFPHTSLSLPYPAVAITEIGFCPKCTRQVEALLEERGYHVCTFHAQGISERAMDRLISQGFFDGVIDIVPAGLIEEIFQGNRPAGMERIDAACNRGIPMILAPCTINLTGCGVTRKNREQYISRPRIMKMDEMRAMTRYNADELQYAAGFYREKLNKAKGPVKFFVPLKGWSAIDREGSVLYDPEGDRVFIDALKEGLKPQVEIVDVSCNLEDPEFAEAMVKAFDRIFKELQHA
- a CDS encoding acetyl-CoA acetyltransferase, which produces MESIKDKVAIVGMGCTRFGERWDMGVEDLLVEAAYEAFQDAGIEPKDVQAAWLGTVFSGMSALTLAPLGLQYIPVTRVENMCATGSEALRAASYAVAAGVCDIALAIGVEKLKDSGQTGVKGPSIIGDNTDGSSAIGSGYSAPASFAYLGTRYFHHYGLNPDEGKRLLAEIAVKNHYNGSLNPKAHFHNILTVEQVVKAPIVAWPLGLFDCCGVSDGAAAAIVTRADMAKNFRSDPVYVKGLAISVGARQGSMRQDYDYVHIDENVLAAKKVYAEAGIKDPRKEISMAEVHDCFTCHELIVYEDLGFSPRGRARDDIDAGTFTLKGELPVNTDGGLKCFGHPLGASGLRMMYEVYKQLQGKAGPRQVKNPRLGMTHNLGGNAGNGVGCCVVVGNEKG
- a CDS encoding hydroxymethylglutaryl-CoA synthase yields the protein MVGITSVSAYIPMYRLNREEIEKMWKAGAAAGEKAVAGYDEDTVTMAVAAAIDCLKPGNEDVNGLYAATTTAPYKEKQSAAIIASALDLDKRCYTADFSNSLRAGTIALKAAIDAVVSGSAGRILVTASDCRIGAPGGRLEQNLGDGACALMIGSSDLLATIEDNYSIFSDFTDLWRTEDDMFVQSGEGRFIDEAGYMPIMQEAVSELMKKHSLVPGDFSKIVYYASDNKQHAALAKRLGFDRSQVQDPLFEQIGNTGVAASFIMLAAVLEEAKPGDRILFANYGDGVDTFIFCVTENIGRIHNKSMVKKRLAAKKSIDYGTYLNWRDLIPFEASSLPDRAEPSLAPRWRERKTVTALYGFKCRKCGIPQIHPIGQTARICVVCQSKDDFEAYKFSDKTGKLFTYAVDILQPTKNPPGLNGVIDFDGGGRLICELTDYNLDKVAIGMPVEMVFRKLFQGKGILNYFWKAKPI
- a CDS encoding acetyl-CoA carboxylase biotin carboxylase subunit; protein product: MIKKILIANRGEIAIRVMRACREMGILSVAVYSEADKDALFAKYADEAYLLGPAPATQSYLNIEKVIKAAKECGADAIHPGYGFLAENPKFARMCEEEGIKFIGPSSRVLALLGDKVAARREMIRAGVPVVPGTDECVTQFKQARDIAEETGYPIIIKPSGGGGGIGMTIVWSEGELEKALESTQAIAATTFGIADVYIEKYLTNPRHIEFQLMGDSHGNAIHLGERECSIQRRHQKLIEESPSPAVSAKLRKEIGEKAANAARMVGYEGAGTMEFLYSDGKLYFMEVNARVQVEHPVTEMVTGVDIVKEGIRIASGLPLSIAQKDVKLRGSAIECRINAEDPFEDFVPTPGKIKSYNAPGGPGVRVDSGVYSGYTIPPFYDPMIAKLIVWGNDRNEAIQRMRRALYEYIITGMKNNIPFHLAVMENPRFVKGKLGTHFIESETTLFDDMKSIIERERSLEEKLPKLVEEKKRIAAIAAVTAMTQMYGQR
- a CDS encoding AMP-binding protein; amino-acid sequence: MAKTPLPQVLGELIEDRAQRNTDKIFLRFKDQSFTYDDMNRYANRCANAFINQGVAKGDKVSIMLPNCPEYIHLWFGSAKMGAVEVPINTSYKGEFLRHIIDQSDSKILVVAHEFLDRVKLIEDALPKVKKVVVLGGLEQEKAAGYKVPLISFEEFFNAPETPVDVKIYPSDPQNIIYTSGTTGLSKGALGPHKFWITVAEQLLPLREGGKDDIFYTFLPLYHMNGQCLTTITALLAEGQMVLSDKFSASRFWEEIRRCGATQFNYLGAVIPILAKQPEKPDDLDNPVKIAFGAGCPQNVMDYFEKRFGLKCMEGFGMTEIGIPVHTTLYDRRPGSCGQPLPIYEVKLFDDNDDEVPPDEPGEIVFRPKEPFTMMIEYYNMPDKTLESCRNLWFHTGDLAKRDTDGYLYFIDRKKDSLRRRGENISSFEVERAINTHPKILESAAVAVKAEMPEDEVKICVVLKTGETLTPEDLIEYANERMPYFAVPRFVEFMDSLPKTPTERVQKYLLKQAGITPNTWDREKAGVEVKR